One window of the Gammaproteobacteria bacterium genome contains the following:
- a CDS encoding alpha/beta fold hydrolase: MNEPQPLPLTTPTGQVIESTLFEPETSVIGQLVIGGAMGVPQRFYRHTATFFASQGIRCLTFDYRGVGMPEVTKKYEHIQIIDWAREDLTTALRTLNQHAPTLPLYYLGHSLGGQIVGLSEVAPKITRLLMVASGVGDWRCFSPRQWPKMWLAWYLVIPLLLTLKGYLPGWLLGGNQNIPKGVVKQWRHWCLQSGYLWSDPATQPHYYEETNDALFIALSDDHGLAPPSAVAALTAHYPNAQLAIRSPSDIGVREIGHFGAFRPEPGKRLWKEWLAWLTDGVAPTP; the protein is encoded by the coding sequence ATGAACGAGCCTCAACCGCTACCGTTAACAACGCCGACCGGACAAGTGATTGAGTCAACGTTGTTCGAACCGGAGACTTCTGTCATCGGACAGTTGGTTATTGGGGGCGCTATGGGTGTGCCGCAACGGTTCTATCGGCACACTGCCACATTTTTCGCCAGTCAAGGCATCCGCTGTCTCACCTTTGATTACCGCGGGGTTGGCATGCCAGAAGTGACAAAAAAATACGAGCATATCCAAATCATTGATTGGGCTCGGGAAGATTTGACGACCGCGTTGCGAACACTCAATCAACATGCCCCGACTTTGCCCCTCTATTATCTTGGACACAGTCTCGGGGGCCAAATTGTGGGTTTAAGCGAAGTCGCCCCTAAAATAACACGCCTATTGATGGTGGCCTCTGGCGTCGGTGACTGGCGCTGTTTTTCACCACGACAATGGCCGAAAATGTGGCTTGCTTGGTATTTGGTGATCCCGCTACTTTTAACGCTGAAAGGCTATTTACCTGGTTGGCTCCTTGGCGGCAATCAGAACATTCCGAAAGGAGTGGTCAAACAATGGCGGCACTGGTGCTTGCAGTCAGGCTACTTGTGGAGCGACCCTGCAACACAGCCCCATTATTACGAAGAGACCAATGATGCGCTCTTTATCGCTCTAAGCGATGATCATGGACTTGCCCCACCCAGTGCCGTAGCAGCACTGACGGCACATTACCCAAACGCACAACTGGCCATTCGATCACCAAGCGACATTGGTGTTAGGGAAATTGGCCATTTTGGAGCGTTTCGACCGGAACCAGGCAAGCGACTATGGAAAGAGTGGCTTGCCTGGTTAACGGATGGTGTCGCACCGACACCTTAG
- a CDS encoding Re/Si-specific NAD(P)(+) transhydrogenase subunit beta, with product MTPGMTHAAYLCSAICFILALSGLSQQETARAGNRFGIAGMLIALLATVAQPQVDQVGLIALLMAVAAGIGALLALRVQMTQMPELVAILHSFVGLAAVFVGFNSFLDTHQLTGTYQLIHLIEVYLGVFIGAVTFTGSVVAFAKLRGLMASKPLMLPHRHKFNLLIIVISIVIIIDSVRQGGDLDGLLTMTVLALVLGFHLVASIGGADMPVVISMLNSYSGWAAAAAGFMLGNDLLIITGALVGASGAILSYIMCRAMNRSFISVILGGFGAASSGQEKDTIGEIHETTADEVAELLKSSHLVIITPGYGMAVAQAQYPVAELTEKLQKRGIKVKFAIHPVAGRLPGHMNVLLAEAKVPYDIVYEMEEINPEFSDADVVLVIGANDTVNPAAAEDPNSPISGMPVLEVWKARQVVVFKRSMSTGYAGVQNPLFFRENTMMLFGDAKDSVEAINRCL from the coding sequence ATGACACCGGGAATGACGCATGCGGCATATTTGTGCAGCGCCATTTGCTTCATTCTGGCGCTTTCTGGACTTAGCCAACAGGAAACTGCTCGTGCTGGCAACCGCTTTGGGATTGCCGGCATGTTGATCGCGTTATTGGCAACAGTGGCTCAACCCCAAGTCGACCAAGTTGGTTTGATCGCCTTGTTGATGGCAGTGGCAGCTGGGATCGGCGCCTTGCTTGCGCTGCGCGTACAAATGACGCAAATGCCGGAGCTCGTGGCCATTTTGCATAGTTTTGTTGGACTTGCCGCGGTCTTTGTCGGGTTCAACAGCTTTCTTGATACCCATCAGTTGACCGGCACCTATCAACTCATCCATCTCATTGAGGTCTATCTCGGTGTGTTCATTGGCGCCGTGACTTTTACCGGTTCAGTGGTCGCTTTTGCCAAGCTACGGGGACTGATGGCCTCCAAGCCACTGATGCTGCCGCATCGGCACAAGTTCAACTTGCTCATCATCGTGATTTCAATTGTCATCATCATCGACTCCGTACGGCAAGGCGGAGATCTTGATGGCCTGCTCACGATGACCGTCCTCGCCCTAGTGCTCGGCTTCCATCTGGTTGCCTCCATTGGTGGTGCTGATATGCCGGTCGTCATTTCGATGCTGAACTCCTATTCCGGTTGGGCGGCGGCCGCGGCGGGCTTCATGCTCGGGAATGATCTGTTGATTATCACGGGTGCCCTTGTGGGCGCTTCAGGCGCCATTCTGTCATACATTATGTGTCGTGCCATGAATCGCTCCTTCATCAGTGTGATTCTTGGTGGCTTCGGCGCCGCCTCATCGGGTCAGGAAAAAGACACGATCGGTGAGATTCACGAAACGACGGCCGACGAAGTCGCTGAGCTGCTCAAATCCTCCCACCTCGTTATCATCACACCTGGTTACGGAATGGCCGTTGCCCAGGCACAATATCCGGTGGCCGAATTGACCGAAAAACTGCAAAAACGTGGGATCAAGGTGAAATTTGCCATTCATCCGGTCGCCGGACGACTACCTGGTCACATGAATGTCTTATTGGCTGAAGCCAAAGTGCCCTACGATATTGTCTACGAGATGGAAGAAATTAATCCGGAGTTTTCCGACGCCGATGTTGTGCTCGTCATCGGTGCGAATGATACGGTCAACCCTGCAGCCGCAGAAGACCCCAACAGCCCGATTTCTGGCATGCCAGTATTGGAAGTTTGGAAGGCGCGGCAGGTTGTGGTCTTCAAACGCAGTATGAGCACAGGGTATGCCGGTGTACAAAACCCCCTATTTTTCCGCGAAAATACCATGATGCTCTTTGGTGACGCCAAGGACTCCGTGGAGGCAATTAATCGCTGTCTATGA